A region of Phalacrocorax carbo chromosome 7, bPhaCar2.1, whole genome shotgun sequence DNA encodes the following proteins:
- the BOK gene encoding bcl-2-related ovarian killer protein isoform X2: protein MEVLRRSSVFAAEVMEVFDRSPTDKELVSQAKALCRDYINSRLIRAGVSWSKPEYNAPVPGGKLAEVSTILLRLGDELEYIRPNVYRNIARQLNISLHSETVVTDAFLAVAAQIFTAGITWGKVVSLYAVAAGLAVDCVRHAQPAMVHTIVDCLGEFVRKTLVTWLKRRGGWTSQNAW from the exons ATGGAAGTGCTACGCCGTTCCTCAGTCTTTGCTGCAGAGGTGATGGAGGTTTTTGACAGGTCTCCCACTGACAAGGAGCTTGTATCCCAAGCCAAGGCTCTCTGCAGAGACTACATAAATTCAAGGCTAATCCGAGCGGGTGTCAGCTGGAGCAAACCTGAGTACAATGCACCAGTGCCGGGTGGTAAACTGGCTGAGGTGTCCACCATACTGCTGCGACTTG GGGATGAGCTGGAATACATTCGCCCCAACGTCTACCGGAATATTGCCCGCCAATTGAACATCTCGCTGCACTCAGAAACAGTGGTGACGGACGCCTTCCTGGCAGTAGCTGCACAGATTTTCACTGCAG GTATAACGTGGGGCAAGGTTGTATCTCTCTATGctgtggcagctgggctggcagtgGACTGCGTGCGGCATGCACAGCCAGCCATGGTTCACACCATCGTAGACTGCCTGGGAGAGTTTGTCCGCAAGACCTTGGTGACATGGCTGAAAAGGAGAGGAGGCTGG ACATCACAAAATGCGTGGTGA
- the BOK gene encoding bcl-2-related ovarian killer protein isoform X1 — protein sequence MEVLRRSSVFAAEVMEVFDRSPTDKELVSQAKALCRDYINSRLIRAGVSWSKPEYNAPVPGGKLAEVSTILLRLGDELEYIRPNVYRNIARQLNISLHSETVVTDAFLAVAAQIFTAGITWGKVVSLYAVAAGLAVDCVRHAQPAMVHTIVDCLGEFVRKTLVTWLKRRGGWADITKCVVNTDPSLRSHWLVAAVCSFGHFLKAIFFVLLPER from the exons ATGGAAGTGCTACGCCGTTCCTCAGTCTTTGCTGCAGAGGTGATGGAGGTTTTTGACAGGTCTCCCACTGACAAGGAGCTTGTATCCCAAGCCAAGGCTCTCTGCAGAGACTACATAAATTCAAGGCTAATCCGAGCGGGTGTCAGCTGGAGCAAACCTGAGTACAATGCACCAGTGCCGGGTGGTAAACTGGCTGAGGTGTCCACCATACTGCTGCGACTTG GGGATGAGCTGGAATACATTCGCCCCAACGTCTACCGGAATATTGCCCGCCAATTGAACATCTCGCTGCACTCAGAAACAGTGGTGACGGACGCCTTCCTGGCAGTAGCTGCACAGATTTTCACTGCAG GTATAACGTGGGGCAAGGTTGTATCTCTCTATGctgtggcagctgggctggcagtgGACTGCGTGCGGCATGCACAGCCAGCCATGGTTCACACCATCGTAGACTGCCTGGGAGAGTTTGTCCGCAAGACCTTGGTGACATGGCTGAAAAGGAGAGGAGGCTGG GCAGACATCACAAAATGCGTGGTGAATACTGACCCCAGCCTTCGTTCCCACTGGCTCGTGGCCGCTGTTTGCAGTTTTGGTCACTTCCTCAAGGCCATCTTCTTCGTCCTGCTGCCTGAGAGATGA